The genomic region TCCATGGGGGCTCCATTTATCATGGTATCTGCTACAAATGAGATAAGAATAAAAGATTGACAGCTTTAACAGGTTGTTCGGTCTATCTTGTTATTCTGGCGCGTAGGTAAAGCGATGTACGGTTTCATCATCGGCATAGTAGCTACCTATTTGGCGTAACCGTTTATGTTGATCTCGGCTTAATTGGTCTTTGCCACGTCCCGTTTTACCCACATTAAACTCTGACTTTTGCCGGTCACCTTTGATACTGCGTATGGCGGAGTGAATCTGATCATCCGTCGCTTCAGCCCCAATGTGGGTAATTAAGGATCGCACCGTTTGAAAATCCTGCCGGGTGATCTGTTCATAATCAACAAAGCGGATATCAATGATCTTTTTACGGGCCAGATTATGCCAAGAGAGCAGATAGTCAAAAAACCAAGGTGCTAAGAGGTCGATCAACATATCTAAGCGATAGCTTTCATCCCCCTCCAGGAATTTTTTGATCATGTCCCCTGAACGGTAACGCCACATAAAATCGATGCCAGAAAGGGTAAATTGGGCCATATAATCGGTGATGGTGTCGGGTGAATGTTTAACCAAGCTATCCCGAATACTCACCAGAGAGTCTGCAATATTTCGGGTGGTGACAATGGGGATAAAGTTATCCGTCAGGGTCATTTGCCATAAGGTATGTAGGTTGGCAATAAGATGATGATGGGAAATATTATTGCAATTGGTCGCAGAAATCCCCAGTACCATCGGCATATACAGCTGATGATTGGGCGCAATGAAGCCTGTATTTTCCCCTTCTGGTGGGGTGATGCCCAACTTAGCGGCCAACTGGCCCATTTGAACCTGTTCACCAAAGTGTACCGTTGTATAGGAGAGGGCTTGACGCAGGACATTACTTAAAAAAGTTGAGGCACTGCGGGGCTGTGAACAGATCAAAACCTGTTTAGCGTCCGATTCAATATCAAAACGTGTATTGGCGGTGGTATAAAAATCCCGAATGAAATCGGATGTGTGAGCGTTTAATAGTGGAATGCTATCTTCACCATCAAGGCTATGGTTGATCTTATGAATTTTTAAAATCATGGTGGCCTTCCAGGCATGGGTCATCAGTCATACTAGGGCAGTGAATGTGCAATTTTCAAACCAGGGTAGAAAGGTTGCCTGGAGAGGAGATTCTTTTCTCAGCTGACGGCAAGCGGGGAACAACCGGCCAGTGTGACTACTCAAACTAAAAACAAATCAAAAGCCTGTCCTATTTGGAGAAACAGATGCGTTGGCAACCGGATTTAAAAGAGCATGCGGTCACCGATCAAAAACTCTACCTCAATCGGCGACGGTTTATTGAAGGGTCCATGGCCACAGCCACAGCTTTGACCTTGGGAATGACGCCATCTTGGGTTGGCGCGGCAGAAAAACCCACAGGCAAGCCGATGTCCCATACAAAGAACACAAGCTTTGCCCCTAAAGAGGCTTTGACGGAATATGAGTCGGTGACAGGCTATTGTAATTTTTATGAACTGGGTTCACGTAAAAAAGATCCAGCCCGAAATGCAGCGTGGTTAAAAACAGACCCTTGGACGGTCTCCATTGAAGGGGAGGTGACCAAGTCAGGAAAAATCAGTATTGAAGATTTAATGAAACCTCATGCATTAGAAGAGCGTATCTACCGCTTACGATGTGTCGAGGCCTGGTCAATGGTTGTACCTTGGATTGGTTTTCCTCTTGCTGATCTGCTTAAGCGCTTCGAACCAACGAGCCGAGCAAAGTATGTGGCATTTGAAACGCTCTATGATCCGAAAACCTTAAAAGGGCAAAAACGATCCATCATCGACTGGCCTTATGTTGAAGGGTTACGTATGGATGAGGCCATGAACCCATTGACCTTCATGGTCGTAGGGCTTTACGGACATGTTTTGCCGAACCAAAATGGTGCCCCTTTACGGCTGGTCGTACCCTGGAAATATGGATTTAAGAGCATTAAATCCATTGTTAAAATTCGCCTGACCGAAGAACAGCCACCGACCTCTTGGAACCTGCATGCGCCTAAAGAGTATGGGTTTTACGCAAACGTTAACCCCCATGTTGATCATCCGCGTTGGAGCCAGGCAAAAGAGCGCCGCATTGGGGATTTTCTTAAACGTAAAACGCTCATGTATAATGGCTATGAAGATTATGTTGCAGAACTCTATAGCGGTATGGATCTACGGGTGCGTTTTTAATGATACCGTGGCTAAACTGGAACCGTGCCCGATACGTGCTCATGCTGATGATGTTGATGCCTATAGCGTGGTATACCCAACAGCTGTTTGCCGGAGAGCTGGGGGCCAACCCCATTGAGTCTGTCATCCGCGCCAGTGGTCGTTGGAGTCTCTATCTCTTAACGGCCACACTCTCGGTCACACCCCTTCTTACTTTAACAGGCTATAAACAGTTAGGGCGGTTCCGCCGAAATCTCGGGGTAGCCTGTTTTGGATATGGGTTATTGCACCTTCTGCTCTATGTGGGTCTGGACCAATTTTTTGATTGGGCCGCCATAGGGAAAGATATCTTAAAAAGACCCTTTATCACCATCGGTATGGCGACCTTTGTGCTCTTGTTACCCTTGGCCATGACCTCCAATAATGGAATGGTCCGTCGCTTGGGCGGCAAGCGCTGGAAACAACTGCATAAGTTGGTCTATCTAATCGCCCCTATGGCTCTGATTCATCTTTATTGGTTAACCAAGGCGGATTATCGTTTTGCCCACCAAATGGCGCTTTGTATTGGCATTCTATTGATATGGCGACTCTGGCGTTCTCAACCCCTGCAAATATGGGCAACCAAATGGGTCAAGGTGTGACATAATAGGCAATTGTCCCCTCTGGTTGGACCGGGGTCTCCCAAGCCTTTTTGTTACCCGGAAGCTTCATGCGTCGTTTAATCCTTTTTATTGCGCTGCTTTGGCCCTTTGCGTGGGCTGTGTCTGCGGCAGACCGGGTGCCTTACCATGTTCTCTTTACGGGTCTTGAAGAGGGCAGCCCCCTCGTCACATTGCTGGAAAAAGTCTCCGAAAGTAAGGCACGTACAGATCAGCCGCCACCGAGCTCTTTTCTGTTAGCCCAGCGTGGCCGTAAAGATTTAGAGCAACTGGAAGCAGCCTTGCGCTCCCGTGGTTACTTGGATGGGCGGGTTGATCTGCTGCCTATTACAGAGGAAAAACCCCCATACACACTCCGCTTTAAAGTCACAACGGGTACGATGTATCGTCTGGCACGTGTGGATATTGAAGCTCTGCCTGGTTATGAGGGCTATACACCGCCTTTACCCGATACCCTGGGTTTAAAACAAGGAGAAGCAGCACAATCCCGTTCCATCCTGGATGCACAAGAGCAACTGATTGTTCAGAGCCGCAGCCTTGGTTACCCCTTTGCCCATGTAGAGGGGCGCGAAGCCTGGGCGCAGCCAAAAAACCATACATTGGATCTGACGTTTCGGATCAATCCTGGGCCCCAGGTCACCTTGGGGTCACCAACCCTGATAGGTAATAAGGATGTCGACCCTGCTTTTTTGCAGCGGCGTATCCCATGGCAAGTAGGGGTTTCTTACCATCCCGAACGCATGGTTGAGCTGCGTCAGGCTTTGGTCACGACCGGGCTTTTTCGGCAAGTACGCATTCAACTACCCAAACAGCCTGCACCGGATGGCCACTGGTCGCCACAAATTAGCTTAGAGGATAAACCAAGGCGGACCATCCGTGCGGGTGGCAGTTGGCATAGTGATCAAGGGCCCCGTGTCCATGCTTCATGGGCCCACCGCAACTACTTTGGGGCGGGCGAGAATGTCAGTTTTACATCGCAGTTAAGTAGTGACCAGCAGCTACTCAAAGCCAACTATACCAAGCCTGATTTTGGACAGCGACGGCGAACCTTGCGTGTGTCGACCATCTTGGAGCGGGCTCAGGAGGAGGCGTATGACCGGACAGGTTTGGATGTTGAAGGGGGGCTGTTGTGGCCTTGGCGTCAACCCTATGATCTAAGCTTTGGGGTAAAGCTAGGCATGACAACGTTGGAGGATCTAAGCAGCAACCAACAGGATAACTACGCCACACTCACTCTGCCGATTGGTTTGAGTGCAGATGCTACTGATGATCCTTTGGATGCGGTTGAGGGTTACCGCATGGGCTTAGAGCTGGCCCCCGTGGTGAAGTTGGTTGGAGATGCCACCAACTATTTGCGGGTAAGTGGCCACACCAGTGGTTATTGGAAGCTACAGGCCAAACCACGCTTGGTGTTGGCTGGCCGTCTACAGGTAGGCATGGCTTTAGGGGCAGAGTATAGTGCCATGCCGGTAGATCGACGTTTTTATGTGGGGGGTGGTGGAACCTTGCGGGGTTATGGGCACCAGTTAGCAGGTCCACTGGATGGTGAATATCTACCCATTGGTGGTCGCTCTATGTTGGTTATTAACAGTGAGGTTCGTTACCGGGTCGTGGACAAGGTTGGTATGGTGGCGTTTGTGGATGCTGGGCGTGCCTATGCCTCTGCCATACCTGATGGCTCAGCTGATCCTCTGATCGGTGTAGGACTGGGGGTTCGGTATGCTTCCCCCTTGGGTCCTTTTCGCTTGGATATCGGGGTGCCGACCAAACAACGACAAGGGATTGATGATCCTTTTCAGATCTACCTCAGTATTGGGCAGGCCTTTTAATGGTGCATGAACCTTCAGAACAAGAGAGTACCACAGTCAAAACAACCCGTTCTTGGTGGGGGCGGATCTTACAGCTTTTTGTGGTTGTGTTGTTTGTTGTGCCTCTTATTCTTGCTGGCGCTTGGCACTTTACGCCGCTTCGAGCGTGGGTACAAAACCATATTGTGGTCCTTGCGGAACAAGCTGGGGTTGAGCTGCACTTCTCTCCCAAGGGTCTAAGTTTGGTTGATCTGCACTTAGACACCGTGGTGATCAAAGATCAAAAAGGGGTCTGGTTGACGGCACAGGATGCCCATATAGGGTGGCAACCCCGTGCGCTGTTGCAAGGTCGCTTACGGATCGATGCTCTGACGTTGGCCCAGTTGCATGTTCAACGTCCACCAGTGACAGAAGATCGTTCAACCAAGAAACCCCGCCCCACCGATGAGACATCTGCGCAAGCGCCTGATTTTGCACCACTGTTAGCTGCGCTTGAGCTACCCCATATGGCCATAAATCGGATTCAGTTAGATGCCCCCTTAACAGGGGGGGTGCCACTCTCTTTGTCCCTAAAAATGGGGCTGGCTCAAGTGACAGAAAACCAACAAAAGCCCCTTTCACTTGACCTGCAGGGCCTGGATAACACCGACCTTAAACTTCATATCCAGGGTGCTTTGGGGCTGGACGGACCACTGACACTGACATTAGCTCAGGATTTAACACTCTCCGGGGCTTTAAGTGCAGCCTATTTAGGGGCACGAACGGACGATACACACCATCTGCAGTTACACGGTCAGGGGCCGTTGCAACAGTGGTCGGCCCAATTACAGGTCAACTCCAGCGCATGGGGGGTTGTACGCAGTCAGTTCTCGCTGGCCCAAACCGCGCAGGGTATGGATGTAGGCTGGCATGGCACCTGGAAGTCAGGATCTCATGCTGCGCTACCCCCTTGGCTTCCTGATCTGCTCAAAGAAGGTGAACTCCCCTTTAACCTACAGTTAAAACAACAGCCCAAGCAGATTTCTGTTGAGCAGATTGCGCTCAAGGGGCAAGGGTGGCAACTGCAGGGTCAAGCGGCTGTTCAGGATGGTACGAAGCTCTCTAGTAACTTGACCCTAGATGTCCAGGATCTTGCCAGCTTTCAACCGGTCATTGGCCAATCCATTTCAGGGCAAGGCTCTGTTCAGGTTCATGCTACAGGTTTGCTCACGGCCCCCACTGCAACCGTTGATGTCCGTTTAGCCCAAGCCACGCTACCGGATGTTGCGCTTAAACATTTCAGTTGGAAGCTTAAGGCCATACCCGATCCTAAAGGGGGGTATGAGGTTCAAACCCACGGGGAGAGTGATCTCACATTAGCGGCACTACCGGCAACTGACCGGCACTTGAACCCAGCCTGGAAAGGGCGCGTAAGTTGGCACCCTTCAGCGCCCCTTCAGCTGCATACGTTTACGCTCAAAGAGCGGCACCTATCCTTACAGGCTGGGGGGACGTTTGACCTGTTGAAACAGCATGGTGGGTTGGCGCTATCTGTCGATAGTGCACCGCTACACAAGCTTCTGGCACCTCATGGGGTAGAAGGTAAAGGGACGTTGCGGCTGCGGGGGCAGGTTGATGTTGAGGCTGGGGTAGAGCGTATCCACATCCATAGCCACCTTCAGGGCCATGCCTTACAGCAGTGGCCTGAGCCACTGGCCAGTTGGTTAGGGCAGGATCCCCGCATGGATCTCAACGTGGCGCTGGTACCTGGTGGTGATCTGACCCTGAAGCAGCTTAAACTCACGACACCCGTTGCCCAGTGGCAGAGTAACGGGGTGCTTTACGCCAAAGGTGACGTGCAACTTGATGGGCAGTTGCATGTGGCTGATCTGGCGCCCGTGGGGAGACCGATGGCTCAGGACCTCGCAGGTTTACTCGCCATGGATCTTGAGCTGTCAGGTCCGTTGCAAAACCCGGATGTTCAGGTGCAACTACGGGGTGAGGAGCTATACCAAGACGGGCAGTTGCTGCCTGAAGTGCTTATGGATCTGTTTGCCCATGATGTACTTAAAAACCCCCAAGGTCACGTCACATTAAAAGCAACCCATGGTGGGGATGATGCCGTATTGATCGGTCATTTTAATTTGGATCAAGCACAGCAGCGGTTAAAACTGCCCAAACTCTCGATACAAGGACCACAAACGGATCTGCAGGGTGCATTATGGGTCAATTTAGCCACCATGGGGGTCAATGGAGACCTGCAAGGTGGGGTCAAAAACCTACAGGCTTGGCAAAGTTGGCATCCTGCGCTGAAAAAAATCCAAGGCAAGCTGGATCTGGATCTCCATGCTGATCAGAGTAAGCAGGCCTTGGATTTTTCCATACAGGGTGAAGCCCTTGGTTTTGAATCAATAGCCTTGAAGAAGCTGGCAGCTACAGGTCAAGTGACCGGGCTGGGAGAAACCGCACCTCAGGTTCAGGTAACAGCTAAGTTGCAGGGGGTAGAACAAGGCGAATACCGGCTGGATCAGCTCTCAACCCGTATGCAGGGGGGGGCTGAGCAACTGACCTTTAGTCTGCAGGGGCAAGGTTTTGTCGCTGCTCCGCTATCCATACAGCTGAGTGGTGATGTGGAACAAAGTAAAACGGGTATTAAGCTGGCTTTGCATACCCTGAAGGGTGCGTGGGATAAAACCCCATTGGCCCTTAAGCAGCCATGGCAGTTTGAGCATACGACGGATGGCCAGTTCAACAGCCTGCCTTTAGATCTAACATGGGGGGAGGGGGGTGTTCAAGCAACCCTACACAAGGATCATAAGCAGATTACGACACACATTCAGGGGCAAGTGGATTTAACTACGCTTCCCCCCATCCGGCAAGCAGGTGTGGCTGGGTGGGTGCGGGTTGATGCTCAATTGGCCGGTGAACTGGCAGCGCCTACTCTCAAGGCTCAATGGCAGTTGGATAACATTAAACTGCCGAACCCCTCTGGCACCACTGTGCCTCTGCTCAATGGTAAAGGGTCACTGGCGCTCTCTCCTGGTCAGCCTATAACAGGTACCGTGGCATTAACAGGCCTAGGTGAGCGTGCCTTAGAGGGGCATGTGACCGTTCCTGCCCGCTTTAGTTTAGAGCCCAACCTATTTGAGCTTCAGCGGACAGGCCAGATAAAAGGTGATTTAAAGGGGAACCTTGCCTTAAAGCGGTTGCTGCCATGGTTGGACCTGCCGGAGTCCCAACGGTTGGATGGACAGCTTGGGTTGGATTTGGCGATCAAAGGTAGTCTGGATCATCCCGTACCTTCAGGGCATATCACGCTGACAAATGGCTTGTTTGAACAGGCCGAAGCGGGTTTACGTCTGTTAGATATGAATATGAATGCCCGGATAGATGGTCTGGGGCTGGTTATAGAACGTTTTAGTGCCCACGATGGTTTGAAAGGCAAGATGATGGTAACCGGGCAGGGGGCTTACCAAGCAGATGGTGCGCACCCGGTTGAGATGCAGTTGAATTTGGAGAATATGACCCTGGTGCAGCGGGATGATGCGGTTGTCAATTTGGGGGGGGGTGTGCATCTGTCTGGTCATGCCCAGACATTTGCCATTGATGGCGATATTACCCTTAACCACGCCAATATTTTTCTACCGGATCCTGCCGGTAAACCAGATATTGAGACGGTTGATATTAAACGTCGGGGAGAAGCCCAACCGCAAACGGAATCCCCAGAAGCTCAACCTTCCAAAGGTCTTTTGGATCTGCGTATTCGTGTTCCAGGGCGGGTTTTTGTCCGGGGGTTTGGGCTGGAGTCTGAGTGGGCAGGAGATCTGCAAGTCAAAGGTACGACGCTGGCCCCTTCGGTGGTGGGTGGGTTGGGTATCAAGAAGGGCCAATTGGATCTATTAGGGCGGCGTTACGCCATTGATAAAGGGGATGTGACCTTTTCAGGTGCAACCCCCCCTGTTCCCCAGCTTAGTGTACAAGCCAAAACACAAACAGAGTCATTACAAGCTATTATAGGGTTGGAAGGGCCTGCCACCAAACCGGAAATTGTGTTTTCCAGTGAGCCTGAACGGCCTAGAGATGAAATTCTGTCCAACATTCTATTTGGCCGAGATAGTGACCGGTTGACGGCGGCAGAAGCGGTTAAGTTGGCGGGTGCCCTGAATACTCTGCGTGGCGGTGGCCCTGGAATATTGGATAAGGTGCAGCAATCCATTGGTTTTGACCGTATGGAGTTTAAGGGCGATTCGCCACAGACTGGTGCGGTGAGTGTGGGAAAATATTTAACCGATAAAGTCTACCTGGAGGTGGAAAAAGGGTTGGCGCCAGGCTCCCGTAAAGTTCGGTTGGAGTTGGATATTGGGCGAGGGGTGCAGGTAGAGACCGATATTGATGAGACCAATATGCCGGCATTTGGTGTGGAGTGGAAAAAAGAGTATTAGCCCATGGGGTAGGTGAATAGCC from Magnetococcus sp. PR-3 harbors:
- a CDS encoding autotransporter assembly complex protein TamA; translated protein: MRRLILFIALLWPFAWAVSAADRVPYHVLFTGLEEGSPLVTLLEKVSESKARTDQPPPSSFLLAQRGRKDLEQLEAALRSRGYLDGRVDLLPITEEKPPYTLRFKVTTGTMYRLARVDIEALPGYEGYTPPLPDTLGLKQGEAAQSRSILDAQEQLIVQSRSLGYPFAHVEGREAWAQPKNHTLDLTFRINPGPQVTLGSPTLIGNKDVDPAFLQRRIPWQVGVSYHPERMVELRQALVTTGLFRQVRIQLPKQPAPDGHWSPQISLEDKPRRTIRAGGSWHSDQGPRVHASWAHRNYFGAGENVSFTSQLSSDQQLLKANYTKPDFGQRRRTLRVSTILERAQEEAYDRTGLDVEGGLLWPWRQPYDLSFGVKLGMTTLEDLSSNQQDNYATLTLPIGLSADATDDPLDAVEGYRMGLELAPVVKLVGDATNYLRVSGHTSGYWKLQAKPRLVLAGRLQVGMALGAEYSAMPVDRRFYVGGGGTLRGYGHQLAGPLDGEYLPIGGRSMLVINSEVRYRVVDKVGMVAFVDAGRAYASAIPDGSADPLIGVGLGVRYASPLGPFRLDIGVPTKQRQGIDDPFQIYLSIGQAF
- a CDS encoding sulfite oxidase heme-binding subunit YedZ, whose amino-acid sequence is MIPWLNWNRARYVLMLMMLMPIAWYTQQLFAGELGANPIESVIRASGRWSLYLLTATLSVTPLLTLTGYKQLGRFRRNLGVACFGYGLLHLLLYVGLDQFFDWAAIGKDILKRPFITIGMATFVLLLPLAMTSNNGMVRRLGGKRWKQLHKLVYLIAPMALIHLYWLTKADYRFAHQMALCIGILLIWRLWRSQPLQIWATKWVKV
- the msrP gene encoding protein-methionine-sulfoxide reductase catalytic subunit MsrP codes for the protein MRWQPDLKEHAVTDQKLYLNRRRFIEGSMATATALTLGMTPSWVGAAEKPTGKPMSHTKNTSFAPKEALTEYESVTGYCNFYELGSRKKDPARNAAWLKTDPWTVSIEGEVTKSGKISIEDLMKPHALEERIYRLRCVEAWSMVVPWIGFPLADLLKRFEPTSRAKYVAFETLYDPKTLKGQKRSIIDWPYVEGLRMDEAMNPLTFMVVGLYGHVLPNQNGAPLRLVVPWKYGFKSIKSIVKIRLTEEQPPTSWNLHAPKEYGFYANVNPHVDHPRWSQAKERRIGDFLKRKTLMYNGYEDYVAELYSGMDLRVRF
- a CDS encoding sulfotransferase domain-containing protein: MILKIHKINHSLDGEDSIPLLNAHTSDFIRDFYTTANTRFDIESDAKQVLICSQPRSASTFLSNVLRQALSYTTVHFGEQVQMGQLAAKLGITPPEGENTGFIAPNHQLYMPMVLGISATNCNNISHHHLIANLHTLWQMTLTDNFIPIVTTRNIADSLVSIRDSLVKHSPDTITDYMAQFTLSGIDFMWRYRSGDMIKKFLEGDESYRLDMLIDLLAPWFFDYLLSWHNLARKKIIDIRFVDYEQITRQDFQTVRSLITHIGAEATDDQIHSAIRSIKGDRQKSEFNVGKTGRGKDQLSRDQHKRLRQIGSYYADDETVHRFTYAPE
- a CDS encoding translocation/assembly module TamB domain-containing protein; this encodes MVHEPSEQESTTVKTTRSWWGRILQLFVVVLFVVPLILAGAWHFTPLRAWVQNHIVVLAEQAGVELHFSPKGLSLVDLHLDTVVIKDQKGVWLTAQDAHIGWQPRALLQGRLRIDALTLAQLHVQRPPVTEDRSTKKPRPTDETSAQAPDFAPLLAALELPHMAINRIQLDAPLTGGVPLSLSLKMGLAQVTENQQKPLSLDLQGLDNTDLKLHIQGALGLDGPLTLTLAQDLTLSGALSAAYLGARTDDTHHLQLHGQGPLQQWSAQLQVNSSAWGVVRSQFSLAQTAQGMDVGWHGTWKSGSHAALPPWLPDLLKEGELPFNLQLKQQPKQISVEQIALKGQGWQLQGQAAVQDGTKLSSNLTLDVQDLASFQPVIGQSISGQGSVQVHATGLLTAPTATVDVRLAQATLPDVALKHFSWKLKAIPDPKGGYEVQTHGESDLTLAALPATDRHLNPAWKGRVSWHPSAPLQLHTFTLKERHLSLQAGGTFDLLKQHGGLALSVDSAPLHKLLAPHGVEGKGTLRLRGQVDVEAGVERIHIHSHLQGHALQQWPEPLASWLGQDPRMDLNVALVPGGDLTLKQLKLTTPVAQWQSNGVLYAKGDVQLDGQLHVADLAPVGRPMAQDLAGLLAMDLELSGPLQNPDVQVQLRGEELYQDGQLLPEVLMDLFAHDVLKNPQGHVTLKATHGGDDAVLIGHFNLDQAQQRLKLPKLSIQGPQTDLQGALWVNLATMGVNGDLQGGVKNLQAWQSWHPALKKIQGKLDLDLHADQSKQALDFSIQGEALGFESIALKKLAATGQVTGLGETAPQVQVTAKLQGVEQGEYRLDQLSTRMQGGAEQLTFSLQGQGFVAAPLSIQLSGDVEQSKTGIKLALHTLKGAWDKTPLALKQPWQFEHTTDGQFNSLPLDLTWGEGGVQATLHKDHKQITTHIQGQVDLTTLPPIRQAGVAGWVRVDAQLAGELAAPTLKAQWQLDNIKLPNPSGTTVPLLNGKGSLALSPGQPITGTVALTGLGERALEGHVTVPARFSLEPNLFELQRTGQIKGDLKGNLALKRLLPWLDLPESQRLDGQLGLDLAIKGSLDHPVPSGHITLTNGLFEQAEAGLRLLDMNMNARIDGLGLVIERFSAHDGLKGKMMVTGQGAYQADGAHPVEMQLNLENMTLVQRDDAVVNLGGGVHLSGHAQTFAIDGDITLNHANIFLPDPAGKPDIETVDIKRRGEAQPQTESPEAQPSKGLLDLRIRVPGRVFVRGFGLESEWAGDLQVKGTTLAPSVVGGLGIKKGQLDLLGRRYAIDKGDVTFSGATPPVPQLSVQAKTQTESLQAIIGLEGPATKPEIVFSSEPERPRDEILSNILFGRDSDRLTAAEAVKLAGALNTLRGGGPGILDKVQQSIGFDRMEFKGDSPQTGAVSVGKYLTDKVYLEVEKGLAPGSRKVRLELDIGRGVQVETDIDETNMPAFGVEWKKEY